One window of Streptococcus suis genomic DNA carries:
- a CDS encoding adenylate kinase, with amino-acid sequence MNLLIMGLPGAGKGTQAAKIVEKFNVAHISTGDMFRAAMANQTEMGLLAKSYIDKGDLVPDEVTNGIVKERLVQDDIKEKGFLLDGYPRTIEQAHALDANLADLGIELQGVINIEIDPSKLVERLSGRIIHKETGETFHKIFNPPVGDYKEEDFYQREDDKPESVQRRLEVNIAQGQPIIDHYRAKGLVHDIEGDQDIELVFQAIDTVLSNLK; translated from the coding sequence ATGAATCTTTTAATTATGGGTTTGCCAGGTGCTGGTAAAGGGACTCAAGCGGCTAAGATTGTTGAAAAATTTAATGTTGCTCACATTTCTACAGGTGATATGTTCCGTGCTGCTATGGCTAATCAAACGGAAATGGGGCTACTTGCTAAATCGTATATCGACAAAGGCGACTTGGTTCCGGACGAAGTAACCAATGGTATCGTCAAAGAGCGTTTGGTGCAAGACGACATCAAGGAAAAAGGTTTCTTGCTAGATGGTTACCCACGTACGATTGAACAAGCGCATGCCTTGGATGCCAACCTAGCAGATCTAGGAATTGAACTTCAGGGTGTTATCAACATTGAAATCGATCCATCTAAATTGGTTGAGCGTCTTAGCGGTCGAATCATCCATAAAGAAACCGGTGAAACCTTCCATAAAATCTTTAACCCACCTGTTGGAGATTATAAAGAAGAAGATTTCTATCAGCGTGAAGATGATAAGCCTGAATCTGTTCAACGCCGTTTGGAGGTCAATATTGCCCAAGGTCAACCAATTATTGACCACTATCGTGCCAAAGGTTTGGTCCATGATATTGAGGGAGACCAAGACATCGAACTTGTTTTCCAAGCAATTGACACAGTCTTGTCAAATTTAAAATAA